From Thermodesulfobacteriota bacterium, a single genomic window includes:
- a CDS encoding DUF4143 domain-containing protein: MRYKSGMTYFERLLDLQQEAAKRSIFLLGPRQTGKTSLVRRLFPEARRYDLLRSEVFLKLTQRPQLIREELTGQHVSPDQGPIIIDEIQKLPILLDEAHYLMEEHGFRFVLTGSSARKLKRGAANLLGGRARTRYLYPLVSAEIPDFDLGRAIRWGSLPPVYLSDEPEEDLLAYCGSYLQEEIRAEGLVRHIESFSRFLQTAALVNGELLNFESLASDCGIPARTLREYFFILDETLVGSLLPPYRRALHRKPVSTAKFYFFDVGVANVLAGRRSLAPRTELFGKALEHLVFTELRSYLAYTRDQRPLTFWRDRAGHEIDFIVGDDVAIEVKAAELVTDKHLKALRLDAMKKAFRRRIVVSLDMAPRAIDQVEILPCADFLRRLWAGDFA, encoded by the coding sequence ATGCGGTACAAGAGCGGCATGACCTACTTCGAGCGGCTACTCGATCTCCAACAGGAAGCGGCCAAGCGATCAATCTTCCTGCTCGGCCCCCGGCAGACCGGGAAGACCTCGCTGGTCCGGCGGCTCTTTCCCGAGGCCCGGCGCTACGATCTGTTGCGCTCCGAGGTATTCCTCAAGCTCACCCAGCGGCCCCAGCTGATCCGGGAGGAATTGACCGGCCAGCACGTCTCACCGGACCAGGGGCCAATCATTATCGACGAGATCCAGAAGCTGCCAATCCTCCTCGACGAGGCGCACTACCTCATGGAGGAGCATGGCTTCCGATTTGTGCTCACCGGCAGCAGCGCCCGGAAGCTCAAGCGCGGGGCCGCCAATCTTCTCGGCGGCCGGGCTCGGACCCGTTACCTCTATCCCCTGGTCTCGGCGGAGATCCCGGACTTCGACCTGGGGCGCGCCATTCGCTGGGGCAGCCTGCCGCCCGTCTACCTCTCCGATGAGCCCGAAGAGGACCTGCTGGCCTATTGCGGCAGCTACCTGCAGGAAGAGATCCGGGCGGAAGGCCTGGTGCGGCACATCGAAAGCTTTTCCCGCTTTCTGCAGACCGCGGCCCTGGTCAATGGCGAGTTGCTCAACTTCGAATCCCTGGCCAGCGATTGCGGGATCCCGGCCCGGACCCTGCGAGAGTATTTCTTCATCCTGGACGAGACCCTGGTGGGCTCCCTGTTGCCGCCCTACCGGCGTGCTCTGCACCGTAAGCCGGTCAGCACCGCCAAGTTCTACTTCTTCGACGTCGGTGTCGCCAACGTCCTTGCCGGCCGCCGCAGCCTTGCCCCGCGAACAGAGCTGTTCGGCAAGGCCCTGGAGCATCTCGTCTTCACTGAGCTGCGCAGCTATCTCGCCTACACGCGGGATCAAAGGCCTCTGACCTTCTGGCGGGACCGCGCCGGCCATGAAATCGATTTCATCGTCGGCGACGATGTCGCCATCGAGGTCAAAGCTGCGGAGCTGGTCACCGACAAGCATCTCAAGGCCTTGCGCCTGGATGCGATGAAGAAGGCCTTCCGGCGCCGCATCGTGGTTTCCCTCGACATGGCGCCAAGGGCCATCGACCAGGTGGAAATCCTGCCCTGCGCCGATTTTCTGCGCCGCCTCTGGGCGGGCGACTTCGCCTGA
- a CDS encoding HNH endonuclease — protein MDFDGIDEAQIRRERQKARELRRSRWWQHRIAAGVCFYCGKATPPAELSMDHVVPLVRGGRSTKGNLVPACKSCNTDKKTSLLQEWPDFMAEDGDSPG, from the coding sequence ATGGATTTCGACGGCATCGACGAGGCCCAGATCCGCCGCGAGCGGCAGAAGGCCCGGGAGCTGCGCCGCAGCCGCTGGTGGCAGCACCGGATCGCTGCCGGCGTCTGCTTTTACTGCGGCAAGGCCACGCCCCCCGCCGAGCTGTCCATGGATCACGTGGTGCCCCTGGTGCGGGGCGGCCGCAGCACCAAAGGCAACCTGGTGCCCGCCTGCAAGTCCTGCAACACCGACAAGAAGACCAGCCTGCTCCAGGAATGGCCTGACTTCATGGCCGAGGACGGGGATAGCCCCGGCTGA